The DNA sequence TATATATGTAAGTTGTTGCGCATTCAATTCCGGGGTAAGACGACTTGCAGAAGCACTGAGGGAAATCGGTTTTCCTTCTTCCACTTTCCATTTAAAAATCCTTTTAAGACCTGAAACCCAATAAACAAATTTAACTTCGTTTCCATTACATTGCCAAGTGCCTTCGGAGTATTCTGACTCCAAACGCTCACGTATTGTTTTGCCACTTGCTAGGCGATAATTTTTTACCTCACCGAGCATTTTATTCCCCCTCCCTTTCTCTATTATCCCTTTTTTACAGTTTATTTACAAGTTTTTATTTATTTGGTATATTAATACAACAAAACACCAGGCTTATCGTCCGCAAACGATAAAGCCTGGTGTTCTTAAAAGTTATTTAGCAAAAAGATGATTCCCTATATTAATGACTGCTTCTCTTGTGAATATCCAGTCATCAGTTGCAATCTCCGGATTATAGTAATATACAGATCCATGTGTCGGATCCCAGCCTTTCATAGCATCCATTACTGCCTGGTATGCATAGCCGGCCGGGGAAAGGTCATATTGTCCGTCATACACAGCTGTAAAAGCGTTCGACTGGAAGATTACGTCATGTGTGCTTCCTGGAAACTCCGGTGATTCCAGTCTGTTCAGAATGACTGCAGCTACTGCAACTTTTCCCTCGTATGATTCCCCACGGGCCTCTCCATGAACAACTTTTGCCATCATTTCAATATCATTCAGCTTCTGCTGAGTCAATGGACCGACAAAACCTGTTGGCGAGATACCTGTATCTTGCTGGAATTGCTTAACAGCATTTTTAGTAACCGGACCATAATATCCTGTCGCCTGATCTGCGAAGTAGCCAAGTTTTTTTAAGTTTTCCTGTAAATGCAAGACAGCTTGTCCCTGTTTACCTTCACTTAAAGATTCCTCAGCAAATGCTGTTCCTGGAATATAAATAAACAATATAGCAAAAAGTCCAAACAATATTTTATTATGTAATTTCAAAAAAGCACTCCTTCCAAATTTTAGATTCTATTGCTATTATACAAATAACAATTAAAACTTCAATTAATACAGCTAACATCTAAGTTACGTTTTAATTACAGAGATTTATTTATCTGTATCCAGTCATATATTTTGCTTACTTCTTTAAAAATCATTCAAACATTTTAGATGTTAACTTAAGAATTGGAGCACTGTACAATCCTTAAGCTACAGATTGAATTCTCTGCCTCTTAATCGGTGCTCCAATAACTTATTTATTTTGTATTATATACTTTCTTTCGTTCAACTCTGCGATCTAGCTGGCTCAGCCTGAGCAAATTCCTCCCAGCCGATTACTGTCGGTTCTTTTTTTCTCATTTTTATAAGCACAACTGCGAATCCGATAACAAGGGTGAAGGTAGCAATTGGCGGCAGCTTCGTAATCCAGCCGCCGAATGCGGTGTAAATGAAGGCTAGTGGAATATTCGTATAGAAAGACTGTTTTGCATAGTCTTTGAAGTCTGTTGTAATGTCATAGAGGCAAAGAGACAATAAATAAAAATGCATAAATGGCAACAATCGCAATACCGCGATTTGCATTGCTGTTGGATTCCTCTCGCTCCCAATAAGCCTTGCTTTAAGCTTCTCAATCTTCTTAAAAGGCTTAGGCAGCAGTGTCCGCAACCTATAGAAGACGAGGCTTGATAAAGTGACACCGATCAGCGAATAGACCGTGCCCCAGATTGAGCCGAACAGCAATCCCCCTGTCAGACAGATCAATATGACCGGAACGAACAAAATCGGTCGGATTACATGAAGAATGATGAAGCAGACCGGAGCCCAGATTCCTGCTGTTTCAATAAAATGCATGCTGCGTTCATATAGCTGTTCCACAAGCTGCTCTCCTCTCGGCTTATTCTATGCTGCAACTCCATTGTATGAGCAGTTGTACAGTCCAATGCAAAAAGACAGCTTCCCAGTATTCTAGGAGGCTGTCTCTTTCATTCAATTACTTCTGCAAAGCAGCTTTAGCTTGCTCAGCGAAAGCAGAGAATGCTGCTGCGTCATGAATCGCAAGGTCAGAAAGCATCTTACGGTTTACTTCGATGCCAGCAACTTTAAGACCATGCATCAATTTGCTGTAAGAAAGACCGTTCAAGCGAGCTGCTGCGTTGATACGAGCAATCCACAATTTGCGGAATTCGCGCTTCTTCTGTTTGCGGTCACGGTAAGCATATTGACCAGATTTGATAACCTGTTGTTTAGCAACTTTAAATAGAGCGTGCTTGGAGCCGTAGTAGCCCTTCGCAAGTTTAAGTACGCGTTTGCGGCGTTGGCGTGTGACTGTTCCACCTTTTACACGTGGCATAGTAATTCCCTCCTGAGGCGTTCGTAAGTTTTATTTTGTCTTGCATTAAGTATTGTGTCAGTTCAGCTCATGTTCCGATTAAGGAAGCATGTTTTTGATGCGCTTGAAGTCACCAGAAGAAACGACTGCGCTCTTACGGAGCTTGCGCTTTTGCTTCTGTGATTTGTTTGCAGCCAAGTGGCTAGTGTAAGCGTGTGAACGCTTCAATTTGCCAGTACCTGTTCTTTTGAAACGTTTCGCTGTACCTCTGTGTGTTTTCATTTTAGGCATGAGATTTTCCTCCTTGTTTGCTTAAAGCAATTTATTGTTTCTCGGCAATTGGAGCAAGCATGATGAACATGTTGCGTCCTTCCATCTTCGCTTTGGATTCGACAGTTGCGACATCCTTCACTTCTTCAGCTAGACGGTCGAGAACTTCCTGTCCGAGTTCCTTGTGAGTGATAGCACGGCCGCGGAAACGGACTGCCGCTTTCACTTTGTCACCATTCTCTAGGAACTTGCGTGCATTGCGGAGCTTCGTGTTGAAGTCATGATCACCGATACCCGGTGTGAAACGGACTTCCTTCACGTTAATGATCTTCTGGTTCTTGCGTGCTTCTTTATCTTTCTTCTGCTGCTCGTAACGGAACTTTCCGTAGTCCATGATGCGGCATACGGGCGGTTTTGCGTTAGGTGCAACAAGCACGAGGTCCAGATTACGTTTAGACGCAATTTCAAGGGCTTCCACACGGGATTTAACTCCAAGCTGGTCACCGTTTGAATCGATCAGTCTTACTTCACGAGCACGGATTTTTTCATTGACGTTCATATCTTTGCTAATAGTCAGCCACCTCCGAAAATTTTAAAGAAAAACTACTGGCATTCGAATGCCCAGCCGTTTTAAAAAGCGACTTTCTGCAACAAAGAACAAGCAGCATGTATCTCCTTTTGGGAAAATAAAAAAGTGCAGGCGCAATGCACCCACACTTCTATTAGCCAAAGGAATAGAATTTGAAAACCAGTCAACGATGCAGAGCATGTTGATCAGGTGAGAAGCGGGTGCTTCTGCTTGTTTCTAAGTTCGTATGCTTTTTTAACAACACTCAATACTTTACCAGAAGCACGCAATC is a window from the Aciduricibacillus chroicocephali genome containing:
- a CDS encoding cell wall hydrolase, whose translation is MKLHNKILFGLFAILFIYIPGTAFAEESLSEGKQGQAVLHLQENLKKLGYFADQATGYYGPVTKNAVKQFQQDTGISPTGFVGPLTQQKLNDIEMMAKVVHGEARGESYEGKVAVAAVILNRLESPEFPGSTHDVIFQSNAFTAVYDGQYDLSPAGYAYQAVMDAMKGWDPTHGSVYYYNPEIATDDWIFTREAVINIGNHLFAK
- the rpmI gene encoding 50S ribosomal protein L35 gives rise to the protein MPKMKTHRGTAKRFKRTGTGKLKRSHAYTSHLAANKSQKQKRKLRKSAVVSSGDFKRIKNMLP
- the rplT gene encoding 50S ribosomal protein L20, which produces MPRVKGGTVTRQRRKRVLKLAKGYYGSKHALFKVAKQQVIKSGQYAYRDRKQKKREFRKLWIARINAAARLNGLSYSKLMHGLKVAGIEVNRKMLSDLAIHDAAAFSAFAEQAKAALQK
- a CDS encoding TVP38/TMEM64 family protein; the protein is MEQLYERSMHFIETAGIWAPVCFIILHVIRPILFVPVILICLTGGLLFGSIWGTVYSLIGVTLSSLVFYRLRTLLPKPFKKIEKLKARLIGSERNPTAMQIAVLRLLPFMHFYLLSLCLYDITTDFKDYAKQSFYTNIPLAFIYTAFGGWITKLPPIATFTLVIGFAVVLIKMRKKEPTVIGWEEFAQAEPARSQS
- the infC gene encoding translation initiation factor IF-3 gives rise to the protein MNVNEKIRAREVRLIDSNGDQLGVKSRVEALEIASKRNLDLVLVAPNAKPPVCRIMDYGKFRYEQQKKDKEARKNQKIINVKEVRFTPGIGDHDFNTKLRNARKFLENGDKVKAAVRFRGRAITHKELGQEVLDRLAEEVKDVATVESKAKMEGRNMFIMLAPIAEKQ